atcacttatcactgatttagtacattatgttttcttttatgaattaaaacagtgtgctgctttttaaataaaaaaatgagaaaaagcaggttgcatagaggatttataatGGACCCTGAAGCACCTgttaaaacgagggagtggttgtacagtgtttatttgttagcctatttgtttctctgtgggtctctcgctatatcgcgaccctcgatatatagtggatttatattggaccccgacacccgcgatatatcgagtgggttgTGTATCTTGAAAATCCTGTCTTGATGATATGAAGCACTAATTCAATCAAACCACTTTGTGACATCGCAGAAAATGTGTCTAGTCTTTCCCTGTTATTTAGTATATAACAGTTACAGCCTGGGGATATAATCTGTAACCTTGACATTGACCCGGAGTCCTCCATCAGCAGGCTCCAATTGATCCAGAATTCAATCACTCCTGCCCTCCATGGACTTGCCCCACAATGCCGTACTGCCTCCCTGTGTGCCTGCTTGTTGGCCAGTCTTTGGATTCAAATTCCATACAGTACATCAAAGGGAACCACAGCTTTCTTCTTTCATTCCTGAGAGACCAATCACCTATGATAAGTTGAATTATTCAAAGTAGGGGGCGGGGCTTTCCTCTTATTATAAAGTTTCAGACAGTTCGAACAGTATTTCACAGAGAAGAGATCATCCAGCATATGGGTGAGTTCCTGTGCtttaatataaatgtgtattcCTTAGAATTTGTATGATTAAACAAGCAACAAGGATTGGGGGATTTTGGTGTGTTTGATTATACTATTATAAGTGGATCACTTTTTCTTTATGATAAAAATATGCAGTATGTACAAAAGGCATCTACCATAATTAAACATATAGTCTATTTACGGTCATGGCAAGGCttgaatgtcactgacatgatCGTTATCATCACATTGCAATGGCCCAGATAGAATATTATGGAGCCAATGGGGACACGTTAATGGTAATATCTCCTTAATATCACTCGCATTTATCAACTGATCTAGTCAACTGTTCTAGTCTGATTGACTGTTACCTAatgaattaaatcaaaattaattCATTTCCATGTATACACCTCATGGATCGCCCATTAGGTCACCTTCAAtttatcattcattcattttgtagGAAAGGCTTCAGAGACAGTCAAGTAAATTAGAGCAGGCAGAGCAGGCAGTAATTACACATAAATTAGAAAGAATTCAAGAAGATCTCTGGAAGCGAGATGACCAAGGACAGCACCCCAACAGGCAACTAGCAAACTCAGCTCAATACTCTCAAAACGAGCCCCTATACCGACGTCACATTTCCCAGGGCAATGTCCTTGCTCCACACAGAATGAACTCAACCTCACGCTGTAACAACTTGCAAaaccatttaacaaaaacatCAGTAAAGACTTATCACTTTATTATTGTCTTCATACTGGGTAGGCATCTGTGATTCATTAGGGACTGATATGCAGCTGTACAGTTTGATTCTCTTACAAAAGGCACTGTAAAATAGGAGATATAATGCTGGGATATTGTAACTTTTTGGGAGGGCACTGAAATTTCAGTTTCCATGAATCACagttttattgaaatacaaaaggGTCTGCAATCACATTGCAGTATGGCAACAACATGTGTTTGTCACACTATTTAGAAACATATTTAGATATATACAACTCACTTTATAACAGGCACCTCTAACATCTTTGAACAGCATTTCAAAGACCTACTCATGCTTAGTTTGCAgggtttaaaaaatgcagaatgcACACACCATAATTTACTAAACTGAAATATAACCTAGCACTGCCCAAGGTGTGTCAAAAGCCTTGAAAAATGACAATTTCAGAAACAAGGATGTCCTACTATTTCTTggaaaattaaaagtaaaaacaaagcaaaagcatTTTGACTATTTACcaatttgattgtatttattttttcagtgtaatatatttaatttggtTTAATGCAAactaccaaattaaaaaaaaaattaaaataaaaataccgtgaatactattttaataaaaaggtcaatatgcactttattttttttattttttttgtaaagtctgTTATTCATCATTAACTCCCTTTCTGTAAAGTTGCTTAGTACCAAATGGTTatattttcatttccatttggtgGTTGTCGGAAAACAGAAGCCTTTGTTAACCTTTGTCTTGCATTGATTCACCATAATTGTATGCAAAACAATTTGGTTAGTCAGATGCAAGTTATCATTAAAGATTGCACTGTCactaaaagttaatcattaatgAGGTGTTTACAGACACTGGATATAAGTAATCCTGGACTACATaatgattagtgctaattggtgtCTGCGACACTAGACCTATATGGATTAAGTTATTTCTATGAAATTAGGGAGGCTGTTGCCCTGTTTAGTCCCCtttttttcctctgtttttttgcaaatattttgttaatgcttatgtactgtatataaaaagtgtAAAAGATCTAGAATATATAATCAGGTTTCTAAAATTAGGGCTAGgtagagagttataaatgcatggaccAGTTGACCAGGGAAAGTAGTAACATGAATAAGTGTAGGGCCTTGATCTTCAGAACTTGGAGAGTGGATCTTGAGTAAATATAccttaaaaatataatttcaaaagtGTAATTGTGCCTTTATTTTAGGATGTGgttcatgaaaaaaataattagtttcACTACTTAGTTTTTTTAGATTTACTCAACAAAAGTTGCTACAGTGAAAATCAGGCCCTGAAGCAACAACATTTCTGCCCAGTAACATGTAGTTTCCATTAGATGGTGCAAATGTTGTGATGGAAAGGGACAAACTTTTTAGTTTGTTCTTACATACAGAAAGATTTGCCAATATCTAGTCTGCATGGTTTAAGAAATGTTTAGGATTTCACCTCTGATTTAGATATATGAAATACAGCCAACAAGCTCTGCCCAAGATGATACAATAGAAGCAGGATGAGGATGTTCTGCTAGTCAAAAGCAGATTTGCATTGGCCTCTTAATAGAGACAAACAAGATTACATACTAAGCCATGTATACAACAGACAAGACCTTCTACTTGCGTGTATTACgtgtaactgtttaaaatgtatatttgtatttagacacgaggattgcacagcacttcacgtgcaggtaaaacgtaataataaatatgagcatggggaattgcacttaataaattcacgtgcagttgtaccgagactccagttgaatgattgattagcaatcgagtctcggtacaactacataaaagcagcatattgtcactcactcggggttgtgtgttcggtgagtggagaatgggattggagatgtaATTATAAtaacagctcaccgtgtttgtctgtgtagtccgtattgtttgtctctttgttttggctaccagttccgtgtcctgtgttttgtttgtctttcaaaccttttattttctgtctgtttaaaatgctgagcgcaacgaagcgctcagcttcaccaaactgcACGTctttgtctgttctgtgttggtccctgtctCTGGTaagacgtcacccactacagccatctttgtgacacaacattacaaatacattaggcaaaatccatgtcaatgatcttgatCACATTAGTATTACACTCAACTCCATTACTGGTAATGTAAGCCTCCTCTAATAAAAATCCATCAGAATagaaacatatacagtactgttctgATCCCACATGCTCCGGGTATATTGAAAAATCTATATAGCATTAATAAcatgcttttatttgtatttgatcaAATTCAGGTGAAAGTCTTAATGGGACAGGTATTTGCTGCCAATGCACATAACATCTGAGGGTGATTATTAGCGTGCTCCCTAAAGTTCCGTGATGCAGATTTTAGTAGCAAGGCATGTTAGGACATGATGTATTATGGGTATTATCTGgaagtatttttattattgtttattttattattgttatttttagattttgacatgtcttatttttttttatcttctctAAATCATAAATCACAGTTTAAGGGTTATTTTTACTGTACTTTCCACCCCAAAAAATAATCAGGATAATGCCACGATtcatattgtaataaaaataggacaatatttgtatttttgtgacacatttcttcttttttttagatttgaatcTTCTCTAAATATTGCTGTAGCCGTATTACCATTACTGAAGAAAATCCTTTAAACAGCTAACATATATTCATTGCAAGATGTTGATGAGAAGGTTAACCATGCAAAGGAAAAGTGCAAAAATGGTTTTGATTGGAATCTTAATTTTAACCACCATCTGCATGATTAATATTCAAACAAAAGAGAATGTTGAACAGTACAACAGGCTGGAGCTCACGCAGGAGGATGACGATAAAATCAACTGCACGAGAATTATTGAGGGCAATGCTGATGAGATTGAGCAGGCTAAGCTTCAGGTGATCAcagttaattataaaaacaaacacagaccaaAAGTTGATCAATATTATATTGATCTTACCAGAAACTGTGGGGACTTCAGAAAGGTCCGCAAATACTTAACATTTCCTCTcagtgaagaagaaaaagaatTTCCCATTGCATATTCATTAGTTGTTCACCACAAAACTGATACATTTGAAAGGCTTTTAAGGTCCATATACACACCTCAGAATTTTTACTGTGTCCACGTTGACAAAAAATCCCCAGAGTCCTTCTTGGCCGCTGTGAGAGGAATTGCAGCTTGCTTTGAGAATGTTTTTGTTGCCAGTCAGCTAGAAAGTGTTGTTTATGCAAGCTGGAGCAGGGTACAGGCAGATATCAACTGCATGAAAGACCTTCAGAGAAGGAGTTTAACGTGGAAGTACTTTATCAACCTCTGCGGCCTGGATTTCCCTATTAAAACCAACCTGGAAATAGTTAAAATACTGAAGGGGCTGAATGGGAGAAACAGCATGGAAACTGAAACAATGCCACCTCATAAAGAGACAAGATGGAGGAAACATTATGAAGTTGCTGAtggtacaatgaaaaaaaaaaacactgacaaggCTCCTCCACCAATTGAAACTCCAGTGTTTGCAGGTGGAGCCTACATAGTGGTTAGCAGGAGCTTCATTGAACACATATTGAAAGACCAGAAAATACTTAAATTCATGGACTGGGCTAATGACACCTATAGTCCTGATGAGTTCTTATGGGCAACGCTGCAAAGAACTCCTGGTGTCCCTGGCTTTATTCCAGTCAATTCAAAGTATGATGTCTCCGACATGAACTCTGTGTCAAGGTTTGTTAAATGGAGCTATCATGAAGGAAGCATGTCCAAAGGAGCCATGTACCCCCCATGCACTGGCGTGCATGTAAGATCAGTATGTGTGTATGGAGCAGGGGATTTGAACCATATGCTGAAACAACATCATTTATTTGCAAATAAATTTGATACAGATGTGGACCCAATTGCCATTCAGTGCTTGGAAGAACATTTAAGACATACAGCTATTGTTGAAGCTACTAAACGTTAAAGAAGTCTCATAGGGctgattttcaaagcattttactccAGTATAAATCAGTCAAttttttcaaaagacaaaaacaaaacaaaacaaaaaaatcaatttagagGAATAAGAAATAAACTTAATTCAGTTGCCTTAAAATAAATACCCGATGTGATGTTTTTAACAGGTGCTTTTCTGCTTTGAGGAAATTGAGCAATTTACTCTTTGgagttaaaatgttttgaaaatctgccacattgtttttaagAGTTATTACCCTTATTTAAAATCATCAACTATCATGTTTTAATAACCATTTGCTGATCATGTCAATGCATAAACTAACATACCAACATACATGTCATGGCCCCAGGGACATTGATAAAAAGCTTTAATAAACCATCcgtgaacacaaaaacagaatacCTTTGACAAGTGGAATGTAGAATTAGAATTTAATTCTAGCCTGGGCACTGGCAATAATAGTCTCCTCATAGAGAAAATTGCAACACCACTGAGCTCCAGTAAAGGCTTAACTACAGTGATCAGATCAGCTTTATTAATTTTATGAGGTGGTTTTAAAGAGCACCTTGATATggagggcaggattttcaaaaaacagtgttattgtatcaaactcgtgATATAGTAACGAAAGCGATTGAgttgatgaggttgttaatgaacgcatttctcgttaaaaagcttaattgtcacaggtcacgtacataacttcctgtctcaatggctaaataaggggaacttgttaatgaAAGTGTGTTAACGAGAGAAAAAaagaatggaagcataattcgcagttatggaaactactagtgaGACGGCTCTCTCACCTGTGAGCAGCaaccaaatggaaatgaaataaaaaaaataatgagaatatctactttgtgtataatttgtaaatttcatttaaaattgtgaattttgttatgcaaaatgtgcatttatttagatAAATTCAGATATACAATACTGATTTAATATTTATCTGGCATGTAGGTAAAAATCATatggcacagattaaaaaaaaaatatatatatatatatatatatatatatatatatatatatatatatatatatatatatatatatatatatattttcgggATGGGTGGGGGGTAAGCCATCTATCTATAGTAGCTTGgaatatattttcttatgttgacatctacttttgtatgtatgttAGTATGTACggttgtaggctat
The sequence above is a segment of the Polyodon spathula isolate WHYD16114869_AA chromosome 2, ASM1765450v1, whole genome shotgun sequence genome. Coding sequences within it:
- the LOC121328228 gene encoding beta-1,3-galactosyl-O-glycosyl-glycoprotein beta-1,6-N-acetylglucosaminyltransferase-like codes for the protein MLMRRLTMQRKSAKMVLIGILILTTICMINIQTKENVEQYNRLELTQEDDDKINCTRIIEGNADEIEQAKLQVITVNYKNKHRPKVDQYYIDLTRNCGDFRKVRKYLTFPLSEEEKEFPIAYSLVVHHKTDTFERLLRSIYTPQNFYCVHVDKKSPESFLAAVRGIAACFENVFVASQLESVVYASWSRVQADINCMKDLQRRSLTWKYFINLCGLDFPIKTNLEIVKILKGLNGRNSMETETMPPHKETRWRKHYEVADGTMKKKNTDKAPPPIETPVFAGGAYIVVSRSFIEHILKDQKILKFMDWANDTYSPDEFLWATLQRTPGVPGFIPVNSKYDVSDMNSVSRFVKWSYHEGSMSKGAMYPPCTGVHVRSVCVYGAGDLNHMLKQHHLFANKFDTDVDPIAIQCLEEHLRHTAIVEATKR